Proteins from one Hydrogenivirga caldilitoris genomic window:
- a CDS encoding 2-oxoacid:ferredoxin oxidoreductase subunit beta gives MGVYRRLEAQLKPVDYKSDIEPTWCAGCGDFTVISSLTKVFSELRIPPESIVQVSGIGCSSRAPLFMRTYATHTLHGRAIPFAIGVKLANPELTVICNVGDGDLFSIGAGHNPHAARRNIDITVICMDNQVYGLTKNQVSPTSREGLYGSLTPYGNIDRPINPVAQMLSFGATFVAQTFSGNPKHMTEVFKEAISHRGFAFVNVLSPCPTFNKVDTFKYYREKVKDVNSELPFLEYPLVKEKNINEEGHDPSDFKTALELALHDLDHYYNPNAPVPIGVFYRKEEETYEDRVSRVKERYKAVKEPTLELLQSFINACKPEAI, from the coding sequence ATGGGTGTTTATAGGAGACTTGAAGCTCAACTAAAACCGGTAGATTACAAGAGCGACATAGAGCCTACCTGGTGTGCAGGTTGTGGGGACTTTACCGTTATATCCTCTCTCACCAAGGTCTTCTCAGAATTGAGGATACCTCCGGAAAGTATAGTCCAGGTCTCCGGAATAGGATGCTCCTCAAGGGCACCTCTCTTTATGAGGACTTACGCCACTCATACCCTTCATGGGAGAGCCATACCCTTTGCCATAGGGGTGAAACTCGCGAATCCCGAGTTGACCGTCATATGCAATGTGGGAGACGGAGACCTCTTCTCAATAGGCGCGGGGCACAACCCTCATGCGGCCAGGAGAAACATTGATATAACCGTAATCTGTATGGACAACCAGGTTTACGGGCTTACAAAAAATCAGGTGTCTCCCACATCAAGGGAGGGACTTTACGGCTCCCTCACACCTTACGGGAACATAGACAGACCTATAAATCCTGTAGCCCAAATGCTGTCCTTTGGAGCCACCTTCGTAGCTCAAACCTTCTCAGGAAATCCGAAGCACATGACAGAGGTCTTCAAAGAAGCTATATCTCACAGGGGATTTGCCTTTGTGAACGTCCTCTCCCCGTGTCCTACTTTCAACAAAGTTGATACGTTCAAGTATTACAGGGAGAAGGTAAAGGATGTGAACTCAGAGCTTCCATTCCTTGAATATCCTCTTGTCAAGGAGAAGAACATAAACGAGGAAGGACACGACCCCTCCGACTTTAAAACCGCCCTTGAGCTGGCTCTACATGACCTTGACCACTACTACAATCCCAACGCTCCGGTTCCAATAGGTGTGTTTTACAGAAAGGAGGAGGAGACTTACGAGGACAGAGTCAGCAGGGTTAAGGAGCGGTATAAGGCAGTGAAAGAACCGACTCTGGAGCTACTTCAAAGCTTTATAAACGCCTGCAAGCCGGAGGCAATATAA
- a CDS encoding hemerythrin domain-containing protein: MERLRALIEELVEEHRSILRELKKVEENLEDNLEKLIQLMEHEVERHALKEESELRELAEGRFDFYVLEFAHEQVREALEELKESPNENNAKRAIAVLKSHFMEEENIYFPEMLGHEPYLGGEG, from the coding sequence GTGGAGAGGTTGAGAGCTCTTATAGAGGAGTTAGTTGAGGAGCACAGGAGTATCCTCAGAGAGCTAAAAAAAGTTGAGGAGAACCTTGAGGATAATCTGGAGAAGCTAATCCAGCTTATGGAGCATGAGGTTGAAAGGCACGCCCTTAAGGAAGAGAGTGAACTCAGGGAACTTGCGGAGGGGAGGTTTGACTTTTATGTTCTTGAGTTTGCCCATGAACAGGTAAGGGAAGCCCTTGAGGAGCTAAAGGAATCTCCTAACGAGAACAATGCAAAGAGGGCTATAGCCGTCCTTAAAAGCCATTTCATGGAGGAGGAGAACATCTACTTCCCCGAGATGCTTGGACATGAACCCTATTTAGGTGGTGAGGGTTGA
- a CDS encoding CsgG/HfaB family protein gives MRSKKILVATLGVMPVILACGAKTSQIDPTAYPITPLDQVKVEIPDACRLAYENAVPKVAVVDFANNSTFDLANAIQTASAGTESRKYVRGGAWGVGVVGPGVIGVGGVSAGASKRDWRTQSETISRQINAKIGESVAEAVVSEVASIGGMKVYTRRDLQKVLEEQKLQMSGLIDPNTAVQIGQLAGVKYIITGAVNNVNLKWVSLEEAKGAAKGLFGTWGSVLAAGAATQEGWNVIVDVVIKVIDTETGEVVLSKTVSGREVMGKTPQFSYDSIIGGIKKAVAEAVEDIRPEISKLFPLRGYIIQLRTAPDKSKRYALINVGAQQGVKSGQEFYVIDFQAVQDPISGRTTCDQVKLPVSLVVSNQIQTDKAWAVLEGDKAQIMRVKLGQIVERKPLEGGSGLKKLF, from the coding sequence ATGAGGTCCAAGAAGATTTTAGTGGCAACTCTGGGAGTCATGCCTGTTATTCTCGCCTGTGGAGCAAAAACGTCACAGATTGACCCAACTGCGTATCCAATAACACCTTTAGACCAGGTTAAGGTTGAAATACCGGACGCCTGCCGGCTGGCTTACGAAAACGCTGTTCCGAAGGTTGCCGTGGTAGATTTTGCTAACAACAGTACCTTTGACCTTGCAAACGCTATACAGACAGCTTCCGCGGGAACAGAGTCAAGAAAGTACGTGAGAGGAGGAGCATGGGGTGTCGGTGTAGTTGGTCCAGGAGTTATAGGAGTTGGGGGAGTGTCCGCAGGAGCAAGCAAAAGGGACTGGAGAACCCAGTCTGAAACCATATCAAGGCAGATAAACGCAAAGATAGGAGAGAGTGTAGCTGAAGCTGTGGTCAGCGAAGTGGCAAGCATAGGAGGGATGAAGGTTTACACCCGAAGGGACTTGCAAAAGGTGCTTGAAGAGCAAAAGCTCCAGATGTCAGGGCTTATTGACCCGAACACCGCCGTCCAGATCGGTCAGCTCGCCGGTGTGAAGTACATAATTACAGGGGCGGTTAATAACGTAAACCTCAAGTGGGTGTCCCTTGAGGAAGCCAAGGGGGCTGCAAAGGGACTCTTTGGAACATGGGGTTCTGTCCTTGCGGCTGGTGCGGCTACACAGGAGGGATGGAACGTTATCGTTGACGTGGTGATAAAGGTGATAGATACCGAAACTGGTGAAGTCGTCCTATCTAAAACCGTTTCGGGAAGGGAGGTTATGGGCAAAACTCCCCAGTTCAGCTATGACTCTATAATAGGAGGAATTAAAAAGGCTGTTGCGGAGGCTGTTGAAGATATCAGACCTGAAATATCTAAACTCTTCCCGCTCAGAGGGTACATAATCCAGCTCAGGACGGCGCCCGATAAGAGTAAGAGGTACGCCCTTATAAATGTTGGAGCCCAGCAGGGTGTGAAATCTGGGCAGGAGTTTTATGTTATAGACTTCCAGGCTGTTCAGGACCCGATAAGCGGAAGAACCACCTGTGACCAGGTCAAGCTTCCTGTGTCCCTTGTGGTTTCCAACCAGATACAGACAGACAAAGCCTGGGCTGTACTGGAGGGAGACAAGGCTCAGATTATGAGGGTGAAGCTGGGGCAAATTGTTGAAAGGAAACCCCTTGAGGGGGGAAGCGGTCTTAAGAAGCTATTCTGA
- a CDS encoding 2-oxoacid:acceptor oxidoreductase subunit alpha — MGFDLVIKVGGEGGEGVISAGDFLTEAAARAGYEVVNFKSFPAEIKGGYAQSIVRISDIKRYSTGDGFDILCCFNREAYEFNRKHLKEGCVLIYDSSDFEPEEHEGVYLYPVPLSELARDVMKAYITKNVIALGVLCELFKIPDQSIKDSIRAKFLRKGEEIVAMNYRALETGINYVRENLKKTDPYIFPPPLEPKDVVIMEGNQAVAKGAVVAGCKFYAAYPITPATTVGNYIVEDLIKAGGWLYQAEDEIASLGMALGASFAGVKAMTATSGPGLCLMTEFLSYAGMTELPIVVVDVQRVGPATGMPTKHEQGDLYHAVYGGHGEYPKAVLAPTNVEECFYLTVEAFNLAEKYQMPVFLLSDASLSLRTEAFPTPKVENIKVINRWVYRREDDPEGRFIRNDRFLRYALFTEDGITPVGIPGDPNAIHAITGLEHQENSDPRNRPDIRTLQMEKRMRKLEKLLKEDAERFYEFDCPYEQADIGIITWGLTASVAKEAVERLRSRGARINALYMKLLWPVRADLIESFARSCGRIAVPETNWSGQLASILKQETHLRPITFNIYRGEPLIPKEVEAFLEFLIENPEVREGRFTAADIFGEERVYGLI; from the coding sequence ATGGGTTTTGACCTTGTAATCAAAGTAGGTGGTGAAGGTGGTGAAGGTGTTATATCAGCGGGGGACTTCCTTACAGAAGCTGCCGCTAGGGCTGGGTATGAGGTGGTGAACTTTAAGAGCTTCCCGGCGGAGATAAAGGGGGGGTACGCCCAGTCAATCGTGAGGATATCAGACATCAAGAGATATTCAACGGGAGATGGTTTTGATATTCTGTGTTGCTTTAACAGGGAGGCTTACGAGTTCAACAGGAAACACCTTAAAGAGGGTTGCGTCCTTATTTATGATTCCTCAGACTTTGAGCCTGAAGAGCACGAAGGAGTTTACCTCTACCCGGTTCCTCTCTCCGAGCTTGCCAGGGATGTGATGAAGGCATACATAACTAAGAACGTTATTGCCCTCGGTGTGCTTTGCGAACTCTTTAAGATACCTGACCAGTCCATAAAGGATTCAATAAGGGCAAAGTTCCTGAGAAAGGGTGAGGAGATAGTAGCTATGAACTACAGAGCCCTTGAAACAGGTATAAACTACGTCAGAGAGAATCTCAAGAAAACAGACCCCTACATATTCCCTCCTCCTCTGGAACCCAAAGACGTGGTGATAATGGAAGGAAACCAGGCTGTTGCAAAGGGTGCCGTTGTTGCAGGCTGTAAATTCTACGCAGCCTATCCTATAACTCCTGCAACCACCGTTGGGAACTACATAGTTGAAGACCTTATAAAGGCAGGAGGATGGCTCTACCAGGCTGAGGATGAGATAGCTTCGCTGGGTATGGCTCTCGGAGCTTCTTTTGCAGGTGTGAAAGCTATGACAGCAACCTCAGGACCTGGACTGTGTCTCATGACAGAGTTCCTCTCCTATGCAGGCATGACAGAGCTCCCAATAGTTGTAGTGGATGTTCAGAGGGTTGGTCCAGCCACGGGTATGCCCACAAAGCACGAGCAGGGAGACCTTTACCATGCGGTTTACGGTGGACACGGAGAGTATCCGAAAGCAGTTCTTGCCCCGACAAACGTTGAGGAGTGTTTCTACCTGACCGTGGAAGCTTTCAACCTTGCTGAGAAGTATCAGATGCCAGTATTCCTGCTCTCTGATGCCTCCCTATCCTTGAGGACGGAGGCTTTCCCAACACCAAAGGTGGAGAACATAAAGGTCATAAACAGGTGGGTTTACAGAAGGGAGGATGACCCAGAAGGCAGGTTCATAAGGAACGACAGGTTCCTGAGGTACGCTCTGTTCACCGAAGATGGTATAACGCCGGTAGGAATCCCCGGAGACCCGAATGCCATCCACGCCATAACCGGCCTTGAACATCAGGAAAACTCAGACCCAAGGAACAGACCGGACATAAGAACCCTGCAGATGGAAAAGAGAATGAGAAAACTTGAGAAGCTCCTTAAGGAAGATGCAGAGAGGTTTTATGAGTTTGACTGCCCCTATGAGCAGGCTGACATAGGAATTATCACATGGGGACTCACTGCGTCGGTGGCAAAGGAGGCAGTTGAAAGGCTCAGGAGCAGGGGGGCAAGGATAAACGCCCTTTACATGAAACTCCTGTGGCCTGTGAGAGCTGACCTCATTGAATCTTTTGCAAGGAGCTGCGGAAGGATAGCTGTACCCGAAACCAACTGGAGCGGACAGCTTGCCTCCATACTCAAGCAGGAAACCCATTTGAGGCCAATAACTTTCAATATCTACAGGGGTGAGCCTCTGATTCCCAAGGAGGTGGAAGCATTCCTGGAGTTCCTGATAGAGAACCCAGAGGTCAGGGAAGGAAGGTTCACGGCGGCGGACATATTCGGGGAAGAAAGAGTTTACGGACTAATTTAA
- a CDS encoding LPP20 family lipoprotein, with translation MRHLLVPLLLPLLLFVSCGPKTEKVKTEPRKEEQLQRAERAFEELEREAPKPAKELTLEEGRTPQLREEPQRLEKAPIEIAKREEPRTKYPLKDGLPVWVHNPNYGGVLGGVGIAKKIPGKGYAEQKRLAKQIALADLAKQIEIIVKSELTKVEINVDTQTLQYYKKTFNSLSEQEVREVLIKNATIEDEWIDPKTGDLYVWVVLKR, from the coding sequence ATGAGACATCTGCTCGTGCCCCTCCTTTTGCCCCTTTTACTCTTTGTATCCTGCGGACCAAAAACAGAAAAGGTAAAGACCGAACCCAGAAAGGAAGAACAGCTCCAGAGGGCGGAGAGAGCTTTTGAAGAGCTTGAGAGAGAAGCTCCAAAACCTGCCAAGGAGCTCACCCTTGAAGAGGGTAGAACTCCTCAGTTAAGGGAGGAACCCCAGAGGTTAGAAAAAGCGCCCATTGAGATTGCAAAGAGAGAGGAACCGAGAACCAAGTATCCTCTCAAGGATGGATTGCCCGTATGGGTTCACAATCCCAACTACGGCGGAGTTCTCGGAGGTGTGGGGATAGCTAAAAAGATACCGGGCAAGGGTTACGCCGAGCAGAAGAGACTTGCCAAGCAGATAGCCCTTGCAGACCTTGCTAAGCAGATAGAGATAATAGTGAAGTCGGAGCTTACGAAGGTTGAAATAAACGTTGACACCCAAACCCTTCAATACTACAAGAAGACCTTTAACTCACTCTCAGAGCAGGAGGTTAGGGAGGTCCTTATCAAGAATGCAACCATAGAAGATGAATGGATTGACCCAAAGACAGGAGACCTGTACGTGTGGGTTGTTTTGAAAAGATAA
- a CDS encoding winged helix-turn-helix domain-containing protein yields MIIRFKVWLELDGEPIISEGKYQLLKAIEEEGSILKAAEKLGLSYKRAHSQIKAMEERLGKPVVKRRKKKGAELTKLGRKLISEYERVLKEFERLVSGLPPLKLKE; encoded by the coding sequence TTGATAATTAGGTTCAAGGTGTGGCTGGAATTGGACGGAGAACCGATAATAAGCGAGGGTAAGTACCAACTCCTCAAAGCGATAGAGGAAGAGGGTTCTATATTGAAAGCGGCAGAGAAACTCGGACTTAGCTACAAAAGGGCTCACAGCCAGATAAAGGCTATGGAAGAGAGACTCGGTAAGCCTGTGGTTAAACGAAGGAAGAAGAAAGGCGCTGAGCTTACGAAATTAGGTAGGAAGCTTATCTCTGAGTATGAAAGAGTCCTTAAAGAGTTTGAACGGCTCGTATCAGGCCTCCCCCCTCTCAAACTTAAGGAGTAA
- a CDS encoding metal-sulfur cluster assembly factor, translating to MEEVREALREVIDPHTGMNLVDMGVVQHIQTEGEWVYVSLRPTSPFCPITDYLVNAVREKLRGLGFKSIEVELEDALY from the coding sequence ATGGAAGAGGTAAGAGAAGCCCTCAGGGAGGTGATAGACCCACACACTGGCATGAACCTGGTGGATATGGGTGTGGTCCAGCACATCCAGACTGAAGGGGAGTGGGTTTATGTATCCCTGAGACCCACAAGCCCTTTCTGTCCCATAACGGACTATCTCGTGAATGCGGTCAGAGAGAAGCTGAGAGGGCTAGGATTTAAAAGTATAGAGGTGGAGCTGGAAGATGCCCTTTATTGA
- a CDS encoding DUF2249 domain-containing protein yields the protein MVDIVQEIKAGKLEVRKLKGKIYPSATGSERVFVLLSGRGKLIKGQSFRDIEGEALISVEPGEIFGFIPEGSATLLEISTKTEKEKPLERIELREMEPARRHPLVMEKFKELKEGEAFEIVNDHDPLPLYFQMNMFFPGKVGWEYVEGNGDRWIIRIEKLGGGR from the coding sequence ATGGTTGATATAGTACAGGAGATAAAAGCGGGCAAACTTGAGGTCAGAAAGTTAAAGGGTAAAATTTACCCTTCCGCAACTGGCTCTGAAAGGGTTTTTGTCCTCTTATCTGGAAGGGGAAAGCTTATAAAGGGACAGTCTTTCAGAGATATTGAAGGGGAAGCCTTGATATCTGTTGAGCCAGGTGAGATCTTCGGATTTATCCCTGAGGGCAGCGCAACCTTGCTGGAGATATCCACAAAGACAGAAAAGGAAAAACCCTTAGAAAGGATAGAACTCAGAGAAATGGAGCCTGCAAGAAGACACCCTCTCGTTATGGAAAAGTTCAAAGAACTTAAAGAGGGGGAGGCGTTTGAAATTGTGAACGACCATGACCCGCTCCCTCTCTACTTCCAGATGAATATGTTCTTTCCAGGAAAGGTGGGATGGGAGTATGTGGAAGGCAATGGAGATCGCTGGATAATCCGGATTGAAAAGCTGGGAGGTGGTAGATGA
- a CDS encoding C-type lectin domain-containing protein, with protein sequence MRLFLIVLTLMGLSFSAPPFIPPGWHNPQNPHYGGQGQVAATEFTSLSNPPFTLIVFTGPVNWATAAAACRSKGLEIASIHNLEENMKVLALLKSVSWQPGVWKGAWIGLTDDGSEGRWRWADGSPVDFLNFGPGEPNGGTYENYGAIELARAGRPDGWWNDANVNEKYGAVVCRGGAVASVSELPSLSSTTSGFQGGDKVLLLVDSTTCPAGDVVKDLSIIKGSYECVDFQGKRWIKPFDAGLNLYKPLNISGDFSLEFEFYTFEPGCPFVAVNLFPERTLKEAQEGNQYALGGDTFIVLKGSCDRFEAGVSSSPRGSRDAFYEYKRNIQKGAIHSVALAVRNGKAIIYLDGNKIASEPFTPTEPIRGIGFYFYKHYETDKPYGDFPALIGNVKLALYTGAPQQPAQMQPPPLSPPQPQVSLPKPQPPPPPAPIQPFKKQVKCIESVGVGEASVIGGDRASAKAEALARAKWDAIEKALGVTTSVKTIVQNFQLLDEVIKNQVGGFIKDVKVLQEENFADMVRVKVRGCVYPEEAERALSLISSDTAFSVMVIVKNPSGVELDEMNPVTTELVNILNQQGFKVYDFAGNPNVNPYDVEQIVAQKRFILLRAYMSRALSGAMVVGKVELVPSTQTGQDIGYGIRATFNVVTARLNYYLLARDADGLRIVASGSLSAMGRAPNLQDANYKAMEALAQKLGSDIMGKIERYRASKKKVVTVVVKGVKSTSQNFEIKEKLQRVPWVESVEDLGLGKFKVTYLENTVYLANAIERMPELKLIRFSPTEVEASSL encoded by the coding sequence ATGAGGCTGTTCTTAATCGTTCTTACCCTGATGGGTCTTTCCTTTTCTGCTCCTCCTTTTATACCGCCCGGATGGCACAACCCCCAAAATCCTCATTACGGTGGTCAGGGACAAGTTGCGGCAACAGAGTTCACTAGTTTGAGTAATCCACCATTTACTCTTATTGTTTTTACTGGTCCGGTAAACTGGGCTACAGCAGCAGCGGCATGCAGATCAAAAGGTTTAGAAATAGCCTCTATACATAACCTTGAAGAGAATATGAAGGTGCTTGCCTTACTCAAAAGTGTGTCCTGGCAACCGGGTGTGTGGAAGGGAGCATGGATAGGTCTGACCGACGATGGATCTGAAGGCAGGTGGAGATGGGCAGATGGTTCTCCCGTTGACTTTCTAAACTTTGGACCTGGAGAACCTAACGGTGGAACTTATGAAAACTATGGAGCTATTGAGCTTGCGAGAGCGGGAAGACCGGACGGATGGTGGAACGATGCCAATGTAAACGAGAAGTACGGAGCTGTGGTTTGTAGAGGAGGTGCTGTTGCTTCGGTTTCTGAGTTACCTTCCTTATCTTCAACTACAAGTGGATTTCAAGGTGGGGATAAAGTTCTACTTTTAGTGGATAGCACAACCTGTCCTGCTGGGGATGTGGTAAAAGACCTTAGCATAATCAAGGGAAGCTATGAGTGTGTTGATTTTCAAGGGAAACGCTGGATAAAGCCTTTTGATGCAGGTTTAAATCTTTACAAACCACTAAACATATCTGGAGACTTTTCTCTTGAATTTGAGTTCTATACCTTCGAACCCGGATGCCCTTTTGTAGCGGTTAACCTTTTCCCCGAGAGGACCTTGAAGGAAGCTCAGGAAGGTAATCAATATGCTCTTGGGGGAGATACCTTCATAGTTTTGAAGGGGAGCTGTGACAGGTTTGAAGCAGGTGTCTCCTCCAGCCCCCGTGGCAGCAGGGATGCTTTTTACGAATACAAGAGGAACATACAGAAAGGAGCCATACATTCCGTTGCCTTAGCCGTCAGGAATGGGAAGGCTATTATATACCTGGATGGTAACAAGATAGCATCGGAACCCTTTACACCGACCGAGCCAATAAGAGGTATAGGCTTTTACTTCTACAAACACTATGAAACGGACAAGCCTTACGGTGATTTTCCTGCACTCATAGGCAACGTAAAGCTCGCTCTCTATACTGGAGCCCCTCAGCAACCCGCCCAGATGCAGCCTCCTCCTCTATCACCTCCTCAACCGCAGGTCTCCTTACCTAAACCTCAGCCACCGCCTCCTCCGGCTCCGATACAGCCCTTTAAGAAACAGGTTAAGTGTATAGAATCCGTGGGAGTGGGTGAGGCGTCGGTGATAGGTGGTGATAGGGCGAGTGCCAAGGCTGAAGCTCTTGCGAGGGCAAAGTGGGACGCTATAGAGAAGGCTCTCGGTGTAACGACGAGCGTGAAGACCATAGTCCAGAACTTCCAACTACTGGACGAGGTGATAAAGAACCAGGTAGGGGGATTCATAAAGGATGTCAAAGTGCTTCAGGAAGAGAACTTTGCCGATATGGTAAGGGTTAAGGTGAGGGGCTGTGTCTATCCCGAAGAGGCTGAAAGAGCCTTAAGCTTGATATCAAGCGATACCGCGTTCAGTGTGATGGTTATAGTAAAGAACCCAAGCGGTGTAGAGCTTGATGAGATGAATCCGGTCACCACGGAGCTGGTTAATATTCTCAACCAGCAGGGCTTCAAGGTCTACGATTTTGCGGGGAACCCCAATGTGAACCCCTACGATGTGGAGCAGATAGTGGCACAGAAGAGATTCATACTTCTGAGGGCTTATATGTCAAGAGCTCTCTCTGGGGCTATGGTTGTCGGCAAGGTAGAGCTGGTTCCTTCAACCCAGACCGGTCAGGATATAGGTTACGGAATAAGGGCGACCTTCAACGTTGTCACGGCAAGGCTCAACTACTACCTCCTTGCCAGGGACGCAGACGGGCTGAGGATAGTGGCTTCGGGCTCTCTGTCGGCTATGGGAAGAGCACCCAACCTTCAAGATGCCAATTACAAGGCTATGGAGGCTCTCGCCCAGAAGCTTGGAAGCGACATAATGGGAAAGATAGAGCGCTACAGGGCATCTAAGAAGAAGGTCGTCACGGTCGTTGTGAAGGGCGTAAAGAGTACCAGCCAGAACTTTGAGATAAAGGAGAAACTCCAGAGAGTTCCATGGGTTGAGTCCGTTGAAGACCTCGGACTCGGTAAGTTTAAGGTTACGTACCTTGAAAACACGGTTTATCTTGCCAACGCGATAGAGAGGATGCCCGAGCTTAAGCTTATAAGATTCTCACCTACTGAGGTGGAGGCGAGCTCACTATGA
- a CDS encoding methylated-DNA--[protein]-cysteine S-methyltransferase: MKITRNLYLEVHLEGPLVRGCTFNSGRVAPSKGNTILSKIFDKYISKRGDAEIEFDRLDLTGYTEEVVEVYRVLRREVPFGRTITYGELGKLTGKHPRFVAYCMKINRFPIIVPCHRVVSKFGLGGFSYGIELKALLLKFERGEA; encoded by the coding sequence GTGAAAATTACCAGAAACCTTTACCTTGAAGTTCATTTAGAAGGTCCCTTAGTAAGGGGATGCACCTTTAACTCTGGTAGGGTAGCTCCTTCAAAAGGAAACACCATTCTTTCCAAAATTTTTGATAAGTATATAAGCAAAAGGGGTGATGCGGAAATAGAGTTTGATAGACTTGACCTCACCGGTTATACCGAGGAGGTTGTTGAGGTTTACAGAGTTTTAAGAAGAGAAGTGCCCTTTGGAAGAACCATAACTTACGGTGAACTTGGAAAGCTTACAGGGAAACATCCGAGGTTTGTAGCTTACTGTATGAAGATAAACAGGTTTCCCATAATAGTCCCCTGTCACAGGGTGGTTTCAAAATTTGGTCTGGGGGGCTTCTCCTACGGCATAGAGCTGAAAGCCTTACTCCTTAAGTTTGAGAGGGGGGAGGCCTGA
- a CDS encoding outer membrane beta-barrel protein, which yields MKRFILAGGLILSTQLYAVELGVKLGNARINWSGGNDSTTLEGYVAFYGEYLFPVTPVLSVGPNVELGYGKKSIGTFYCAGYGTCSVDLTYTTLELNAKAVLSVAPVLDLYGGAGISSNRFGLDAKDPVTDAPVGTIGNENGGGAQAFAGAQLKVGNFGAGLEYKYKAVDTESVDSVDVVALTLFVRF from the coding sequence ATGAAGCGATTCATCTTGGCTGGAGGGTTAATCTTGTCAACCCAGCTCTATGCTGTTGAGCTTGGTGTGAAGCTTGGGAACGCTCGGATAAACTGGAGCGGAGGCAATGATAGCACAACGCTGGAGGGATACGTGGCTTTTTATGGAGAGTATCTTTTCCCGGTCACCCCTGTCCTGAGTGTAGGACCGAATGTAGAGCTTGGTTACGGGAAAAAGAGTATAGGTACCTTCTACTGTGCCGGCTACGGTACATGTTCCGTTGACCTCACTTACACCACCCTTGAGCTCAATGCAAAGGCTGTTCTGAGTGTAGCTCCAGTTTTAGACCTCTACGGTGGGGCTGGTATATCCTCAAACAGGTTTGGACTTGATGCAAAGGACCCCGTTACGGACGCTCCTGTTGGAACCATAGGTAACGAGAATGGAGGAGGAGCTCAGGCTTTTGCAGGTGCCCAGTTGAAGGTCGGTAACTTCGGGGCGGGGCTTGAATACAAGTACAAGGCTGTTGACACGGAATCTGTGGATTCTGTGGACGTGGTAGCCCTTACCCTCTTTGTCCGATTCTGA
- a CDS encoding YggS family pyridoxal phosphate-dependent enzyme produces the protein MHECERLKSIMKLIEKACNRVGRDPEEVTLLGASKTVPPERIRAFYGCGLRTFGENRVQEFLKKYEALAGLTIDWHFIGRLQTNKVKHLVGKVSLIHSLDRVSLAEEIQKRAQKADLVQRVLIEVNMGGEETKGGVSPKEVFGLFTHIQNLPNLKVEGLMTIPPYRENQEEVRPFFRGLRELKEELEHRFGVRLKHLSMGMSHDFEVAIEEGATIVRIGTMLFGERN, from the coding sequence ATGCATGAGTGCGAACGCTTGAAGTCTATAATGAAGCTCATAGAGAAAGCGTGTAACAGGGTGGGTAGAGACCCGGAAGAGGTTACCCTTCTTGGAGCTTCAAAGACAGTTCCACCTGAAAGAATAAGGGCTTTTTACGGTTGTGGTTTGAGAACCTTCGGTGAGAACAGAGTTCAGGAGTTTTTGAAAAAGTACGAGGCTCTTGCAGGACTGACTATAGACTGGCACTTTATAGGAAGACTCCAGACTAACAAGGTCAAACACTTAGTTGGTAAGGTGTCCCTAATACATTCTCTTGATAGGGTATCATTGGCAGAGGAGATACAGAAAAGGGCACAGAAGGCTGACCTTGTCCAGAGAGTTCTTATAGAGGTAAACATGGGCGGTGAAGAGACAAAGGGGGGTGTGAGTCCGAAAGAGGTCTTCGGCCTGTTTACGCACATTCAAAACCTTCCCAACCTTAAAGTTGAAGGACTCATGACCATACCTCCGTATAGGGAAAACCAGGAAGAGGTCAGACCCTTCTTCAGAGGGTTGAGGGAGCTTAAGGAGGAGCTTGAGCATAGATTCGGAGTGAGGCTCAAGCACCTCTCAATGGGAATGTCTCATGACTTTGAGGTGGCTATTGAAGAAGGTGCAACTATAGTCCGCATAGGGACGATGCTCTTTGGAGAGAGAAATTGA